The segment AATCAGCACATCGCCCGGCAGCACCAGGTTGAGCGCCATCAGCAGCGGCTTGCTGCCCGGGGCGACCACCACCTGGCCGGGGTCCGTCGGCAGCCGGCGGCGGCTGAAATAGCCGGCCACCGCCGCCCGCACCCCGGCATCACCCTGAACGGGGCCGTACGCGTTGCGCCGCGCCCCGGCGACCAGAGCCGCCACCAGCGGCTCGAAGGCCGGCAGCCGGGACTCGCCGAAGCCCAGATGGACGATGTCCTCGCCCGCCGCCCTGCGCTCGGCGACCTGCTGGTTGAGCGCCAGGTTCGGCGACATCGGCCGGACCGCGGGCTCCGGCCCGGGCCGGAGCCCCGGCCCGGTGAGTAGCGGGTTCACCGTGGTGGTCACGGCAGACTTCCTTCCGTCAGGCCGTGCCGGGGGCACCGCCCCAGACCGCGGCGGCGATATCGTGCGGTGTGTCACCGGCCGGCTCCAACTCGTCCAGCCAGGCCGCGGTGGGGGAGTAACACGCTCGGAAAGGACGGCCCACCAGCGCGGGATCCCGCGCCTGGAGCATCCGCAGCTGGAAGAACCGCCCCCCGGCACTCTCCTCGACGCCGTCCACCACGACCTTCCCCGGGGTCGCGGACATCACCGGCCCGCGCACCGTCCGAGCCAGCCCCGGCAGCGTCCGGTAGGCCGAGGCGAACACCTCGGCGGCCTTCGCCAGCGGCACCTTGAAATAGTCGTACGGCCCGGTGTCGCGCTCCACGAACATGTAGTACGGCACGGCCCCCGCGGCCAGCTCGGCCCGCCACAGCGCACTCCACGTCGCGGCGGAGTCGTTGATCCGCCCGATCAGCGGCGCCTGGCAGTACACCACCGCGCCGGTCGCCCGGATCCGGGACAGCGCCCTGGCCACCAGCTCGGTCCCCAGCTCCCGGGGATGGGTGAAATGCGCCATCACCGCCAGCGTCCGCCCGCCGGCCGTCACCCGCTCGAAGAAACGCAGCACATCGTCCGCGTCCTGGTCGGTGACGAAACGCTGCGGCCAGTACGCCAGCGACTTGGTGCCGATCCGGATCGTCCGGACCGACTCCACCCCCAGCAGCGGCTCCAGATGATCCACCAGCCGGTCCGTACCCATGATCATCGGATCGCCGCCCGTGACGAGCACATCGTGCACCTCGGGATGCTCACCCAGATACCGGACCAGAACCTCCGGGCCCGGCGCCGCGAACCGCAGATCGGCGTCCCCCACGAACTGCGCCCAGCGGAAGCAGTAGGTGCAGTACGAATGGCAGGACTGCCCCTGGCTGGGGAAGTAGAGCACCGTCTCCCGGTACTTGTGCTGCAGCCCCGGCGCGGGCGAGCCGCCGATCCGGGGCACATTCAGCTCCTGCTGGCCGGAGGGGTGCGGGTTCAGACGCCCCCGGATCTCCTTGACCGCCGCCGCGACCGCCTGCCGGTCACCGGTCCCGGTCGCCGCCGTCAGCAACCGCTCGTCCCCCGGCGACAACATGCCGCGCTGGGGAAACACCATCCGGAACATCGGGTCGTCGGGCACCCGGTCCCAGTCGATGAGTTCGGACAGCGTGTACTCGTTGACCCGGAACGGCAGGACCTGGGAAATCAGCCGGACCGTCGCCACCTGCTCCCCGGTGAGCGGAAAACGCGCGGCGATGGCGTCGACCTGCCGGACACCGAGCGCGCGAAAACGCTGGCTCCGGACAGGGGTGGGGCCCAGCGGCGGCATCATTGCGGATCTCTTCCGTGAGGCTTCGTCGACAGGGGAGGACAAGACGGGGCGGACGCCCTGCCGGCGCCCCGTGCCGGGACGCCGGAGGCCGCCTCGGCCGGTGACCGTAACGACACCGAAACCGGCACACCGCACCGCACCGGACCCGCCCGGCCCGCCGGGAAACCCGGCCCACCACGGCCCGGCCCGGCAACGGCGAAGGCCTCGGTACGGCGAACACGACTACGCGGCATGGTGGCGAGTGCTTCCTCGTCACGCGCTCCAGGAGCGCCGTGGGCGGCCGGCTGGTATCTACGGATTTGATCGTCGGCCTCACCACCCGCCGCCAGCCACCCGTAGAACCCCCTAGGGTCCTTCTTTCGCAACCGGCCGCAACCGGCGAACGGGATACACCCCCACCCCCCGGGCACGGGAACGGCCCCCGGGACACGCGGGCCGGGGGCCAGGGGCCGGGGGCGCGGGGGACATGCCGCACGTCCCCCGAACACGGGGACCGGGCGGGCGGGGGCACCTCCCGCCTGCCCGGACACCGGCCCGGACACGACCTGGGTCAGACCGCCTGACAGGGCACGGCGTGATCCCCGTCCAGGAGCTGCTCCCGGTTCCTGATGCCCAACTTCCGGTAGACCCGGGTCAGATGCTGCTCCACCGTGCTGACCGTGATGTACAGCCGGTCGGCGATCTCCCGGTTGGCGTACCCCTGCGTGGCGAGAATCGCGACCCGCCGCTCCGACTCGCTCAGCCTGTCGAAGCTGAACTGGTCCCCGCCGTGGCCGCCGCCCGGGCTCGCCGGCTTCTTCGCCTCGGCGACCCGGGGCGTCTTCGTCGGCAGCAGCGACTGGCACAACGACTCCGCCCGGCAGCTCCTGGCCAGCCGCCAGGCCCGCCGCGCCGTCTGCCGCGCCACCGCCGTCTCACCCAACTGCTGGTAGGCACGGCTCAGATCGACCAGGACACTCGCCGCCTCGTACCACGCACCGCTGTTGTCCAGCCGGTCGAACGCGTCCAGCAGAATCGGCGGCTGCTTCGCCGCCGGCTGCAGCAGCGCCAGACTGTGCAGCACCATCCCCCGGGACCGCGTCAGCCCCGCCTCCGTCGCCGCGAACTGCTTCTCCACCAGCCGCGCCGCCCGCTCCCGGTCACCCAGCCGCATCCACACCTCCGCCGCCCCCAGCCGCCACGGCGCCAGGGCCGGCGTGTCCACATTCCAGCGCTGCATCAGCGTGCCGCAGCCCAGGAAATCGGTCAGCGCCATGTTCAGCTTGCCCGTCGCCACATGGTGCCGGCCCCGCGCATACAGGTAATGCAGCCCGGCCCGCGTCTGGAACAACGCCTGCGGAGGCTCCACGGCCAGCAGCTTCACCACGGCCTCATGGTCACCCATCGCGGTCAGCGCCTCGATCAGCACCGCCAGCGCCGACGCACTGCCGACATTCCAGCTCCGCCCCGACAACCGGGCCCGCGCCGTCTCCGCCTGGCGCACCGCATCCGCCAACTGGCCACGCCGCAGCGAGATCAGCGCGCCGGTGCTCTCCAGCAGCCCCCGCCACCCCGGCGCCTCGTACCGCCCCGAGTCGGCCGCGAGGACCTCGTACCACTTACGGGCCGCATCCAGCCGATCCGTATAACAGAGCGTCAGCAGCGCGGCCTGAAAACCGTCCAGCTTCCACGGTTCGGGGGAGTGACTGCCCTGAAGCACCTGCTCGGCCAGCGCGATCGCGTCCTCGTCCGCCCCCCGCCCCAGCGCCCGCACCAGAGCGTGCCGGGCCCGCACCTCCGACGTCGACGTCGCCGACAACTGCACCTTCGGCAGCGGCCGGGCCGGCCGGTCGAGCAGCCCCAAAAACTCCGAGGCCATCAGCAGCCGCGTACCGTGCAGCGCCGTCACCGCACCCTCGTCGCCGTTCTGATGGTCCACGACCTTCATCGCCTCGTCGAAGTGGAGGTAGAACATCATGCCCTCCGCCACCCGCAGCGCATCACCGCACGCCAGCTTCCCCGCCGTGATCGGATTCTTCAGCGCCAGAAAGTGCTGAGCCGAGTGGGCGGGCCGCAGCTGCCACTGGCCATAGGCGTACTGCGACATCACCGACAGCCGCTCCGCCTCCTCCGAGCAGCAGTCCCGGGCCAGCTCCAGACACCTCAGCCCCTGCGCCACCTCACCGTCCGCCAGCGCCTGCCGGGCGGCCTCCTGAAGCACCGGAACCACCCACCCCTCGCGCAGCGGACCCGACCCGAGCAGATGCACGGCAACGGCCTGCGGCGGCGCCCCGTCGTCGTACAGCAGCCGGGCCGCGCGATGCCGCAGCTCCGTCGCCTCGTCGGGGGACATCTCACGCAGCAGCGCCTGCCGCATACCCGGATGCCGCAACCGGGTACCGTCCAGCACACCGATCCCCGTGAGCAGCCGCAGACAGCGCCGCACCAGCTCCGCCTCGATACCGCTCAACCGGCTCAGCAACAGCGTCGTGGCCGCCCGGTCCAGCAGCGCCACACAGCGGGCCACCCGCTCCGCGTGCGGACCCAGCCGGTGCAGACAGGTGAGAACCACCTGCTGGAAGACGTGCCCGGCCGACAGCCGGTCCCCGGGATCGGGCCGGCCGCCGTGATCATCGGCCCCCGACAGCACCCGGGCCGCCGCCGACTCCGACGCCGCGCGTAATCCGTCCTCCACCACGGCCTGGACGAGCAGCGGATTGCCCATGCTCAG is part of the Streptomyces qinzhouensis genome and harbors:
- a CDS encoding KamA family radical SAM protein → MPPLGPTPVRSQRFRALGVRQVDAIAARFPLTGEQVATVRLISQVLPFRVNEYTLSELIDWDRVPDDPMFRMVFPQRGMLSPGDERLLTAATGTGDRQAVAAAVKEIRGRLNPHPSGQQELNVPRIGGSPAPGLQHKYRETVLYFPSQGQSCHSYCTYCFRWAQFVGDADLRFAAPGPEVLVRYLGEHPEVHDVLVTGGDPMIMGTDRLVDHLEPLLGVESVRTIRIGTKSLAYWPQRFVTDQDADDVLRFFERVTAGGRTLAVMAHFTHPRELGTELVARALSRIRATGAVVYCQAPLIGRINDSAATWSALWRAELAAGAVPYYMFVERDTGPYDYFKVPLAKAAEVFASAYRTLPGLARTVRGPVMSATPGKVVVDGVEESAGGRFFQLRMLQARDPALVGRPFRACYSPTAAWLDELEPAGDTPHDIAAAVWGGAPGTA
- a CDS encoding helix-turn-helix transcriptional regulator; this encodes MERSEILEELGDLLARSARGRGAIASISGSTAMGKTAVLNVLADQASSAGSTVLGVVSTPDEREHAFSGLAQLFQAVHAHAPEAAGGGVDLPGGVRLGGPAGVAVPPASGVAQDELVAVARQTHRVVAALAARGHVLITVDDIQHTDAATLFCIRYLAQRLPQLPVTLVLTRGTLLVDEQSPRVLDDLVYKTSVRRFHLGPLSREGVRELAASLVPFAPPDDFVAELHRLSMGNPLLVQAVVEDGLRAASESAAARVLSGADDHGGRPDPGDRLSAGHVFQQVVLTCLHRLGPHAERVARCVALLDRAATTLLLSRLSGIEAELVRRCLRLLTGIGVLDGTRLRHPGMRQALLREMSPDEATELRHRAARLLYDDGAPPQAVAVHLLGSGPLREGWVVPVLQEAARQALADGEVAQGLRCLELARDCCSEEAERLSVMSQYAYGQWQLRPAHSAQHFLALKNPITAGKLACGDALRVAEGMMFYLHFDEAMKVVDHQNGDEGAVTALHGTRLLMASEFLGLLDRPARPLPKVQLSATSTSEVRARHALVRALGRGADEDAIALAEQVLQGSHSPEPWKLDGFQAALLTLCYTDRLDAARKWYEVLAADSGRYEAPGWRGLLESTGALISLRRGQLADAVRQAETARARLSGRSWNVGSASALAVLIEALTAMGDHEAVVKLLAVEPPQALFQTRAGLHYLYARGRHHVATGKLNMALTDFLGCGTLMQRWNVDTPALAPWRLGAAEVWMRLGDRERAARLVEKQFAATEAGLTRSRGMVLHSLALLQPAAKQPPILLDAFDRLDNSGAWYEAASVLVDLSRAYQQLGETAVARQTARRAWRLARSCRAESLCQSLLPTKTPRVAEAKKPASPGGGHGGDQFSFDRLSESERRVAILATQGYANREIADRLYITVSTVEQHLTRVYRKLGIRNREQLLDGDHAVPCQAV